A part of Prevotella melaninogenica genomic DNA contains:
- a CDS encoding tetratricopeptide repeat protein, producing the protein MKTKKYLIAGALMLAMSTPAMAQEVDYAVALKPIVAAIEAAPNDPKAAKDLIKEYQKTFKKSEEAIVALGNVYLLQRNYDAATEIANNVINNKKFKGSLGYVLLGDIAALKDSIGNAGAAATQYQNAITVDPQNVVAYERYAKVFRHVNSKVAVQKLEELRKVKPDYPVEATAAEIMLSDGKYKDALEWYAKANPANMTEDNFYNYGFAAYITKDYQKSLDVAKQGLQKFPSSEYLSRIAMMASVELKDYASAVNYGKVVFAGSGKKVANDYDVYAKALCGAQQYDEAISTINKALEVDKNNVEPLKTLASIYAAQGNDDKALEVQQEYLSKSKKATNNDWATLANTYVAKAEGITDRAAKNEVLAKALDVYEQMVSKFPTISDWVWLNQANVAQLMNDPDKVAEIYQKVADYEEAKPTLDEDSKSYLENVYYGLGYYHSKKGNKQLADEYFNKVLKVNPNNEGAKKALGM; encoded by the coding sequence ATGAAAACAAAGAAATATTTGATAGCTGGAGCCTTGATGTTGGCAATGTCAACTCCAGCAATGGCACAGGAAGTAGATTATGCAGTAGCACTTAAGCCTATCGTGGCTGCTATTGAGGCTGCACCAAACGATCCAAAGGCTGCTAAGGATCTCATTAAAGAGTATCAGAAGACCTTTAAGAAGAGTGAAGAGGCTATTGTTGCCTTGGGTAATGTATATCTTTTGCAGCGTAATTATGATGCAGCAACAGAGATAGCAAATAATGTTATCAATAACAAGAAATTCAAAGGTAGTTTAGGTTATGTTCTTTTGGGCGATATTGCTGCTCTAAAGGATTCAATCGGTAATGCTGGTGCAGCTGCAACACAGTATCAGAATGCGATTACTGTAGACCCACAGAATGTAGTAGCTTACGAGCGTTATGCAAAGGTTTTCCGCCATGTAAACTCAAAGGTTGCTGTTCAGAAGCTCGAAGAACTTCGTAAGGTTAAGCCAGACTATCCTGTTGAGGCAACAGCAGCTGAGATTATGCTTAGCGATGGAAAGTACAAGGATGCATTAGAGTGGTATGCTAAGGCTAACCCAGCTAATATGACAGAGGATAACTTCTATAACTATGGCTTTGCTGCTTACATCACTAAGGATTATCAGAAGTCTTTGGATGTTGCGAAGCAGGGTTTGCAGAAATTTCCAAGCAGTGAGTATCTGAGTCGTATTGCTATGATGGCATCTGTTGAGTTGAAGGATTATGCTTCAGCTGTCAACTATGGTAAGGTCGTATTTGCTGGTTCTGGTAAGAAAGTTGCTAACGACTACGATGTCTATGCAAAGGCACTCTGTGGTGCGCAGCAGTATGACGAGGCAATCAGCACTATCAATAAGGCACTTGAGGTTGATAAGAATAACGTTGAGCCTTTGAAGACATTAGCGTCTATCTATGCTGCACAGGGTAATGATGATAAGGCACTTGAGGTTCAGCAGGAGTATCTTTCAAAGAGTAAGAAAGCTACTAACAATGACTGGGCAACACTTGCTAACACTTACGTTGCTAAGGCAGAGGGCATAACAGATCGTGCTGCAAAGAACGAGGTTTTGGCAAAAGCACTTGATGTTTATGAGCAGATGGTTTCAAAGTTCCCAACTATTTCTGACTGGGTTTGGTTGAACCAAGCTAACGTTGCTCAGTTGATGAACGACCCAGATAAGGTAGCTGAAATCTATCAGAAGGTGGCTGATTATGAGGAGGCTAAGCCAACTCTCGATGAGGATAGCAAGAGTTATTTGGAGAACGTGTACTATGGTCTCGGCTACTATCACTCAAAGAAGGGTAATAAGCAGCTTGCTGACGAGTACTTCAACAAGGTACTGAAGGTTAATCCTAACAATGAAGGTGCTAAG
- a CDS encoding PstS family phosphate ABC transporter substrate-binding protein yields the protein MKRSRFYITVGLMLSFVFLLSACGQGKRKDGRTDTPTSGTIKFASDESFSPIIEELLQNYQFRYPETHLLPIYTDDNKGMQLLLDQKVNLFFTSHVLKKGEDAMLRGKGPIPAVFPIGYDGIAFIVNNANADSCITVTDVKKILSGQITKWNQLNPKNDKGNIEVVFDNKASATLHYVVDSILGGKNIKSANIVAANNSKSVVDYVHKTPNAIGVIGSNWLNDHRDSTNTTFKKDIRVVGLSKTTVAQPANSWQPYQAYLLDGRYPFVRTIYAIVADPHKALPWAFANFVTNPIGQKIIFKAGLLPYRGEINIREVEVKTE from the coding sequence ATGAAAAGATCCAGATTCTACATAACAGTAGGATTGATGTTATCCTTTGTGTTTCTTCTGTCTGCTTGCGGACAGGGGAAACGCAAGGACGGCAGAACAGATACACCGACGTCAGGGACGATTAAGTTCGCCTCTGACGAAAGTTTTAGTCCTATTATAGAGGAATTGTTACAGAATTATCAGTTCCGCTACCCAGAAACTCACTTGTTGCCAATCTACACAGATGACAACAAAGGTATGCAACTGCTCCTCGACCAGAAAGTTAATCTTTTCTTTACTTCTCATGTGTTGAAGAAAGGAGAAGATGCTATGTTACGAGGGAAAGGTCCTATCCCAGCGGTTTTCCCGATAGGATATGATGGAATTGCTTTCATCGTTAACAATGCTAATGCAGACTCATGTATTACGGTTACCGATGTTAAGAAGATTCTCAGTGGTCAGATTACAAAATGGAATCAGTTGAACCCTAAGAATGATAAAGGGAATATTGAAGTTGTCTTTGATAACAAGGCTTCAGCAACATTGCATTATGTCGTTGACTCAATTTTAGGTGGAAAGAACATCAAGAGTGCGAACATCGTTGCCGCAAATAACAGTAAGTCGGTTGTTGACTATGTTCATAAAACTCCTAACGCCATAGGTGTTATTGGGTCAAATTGGTTGAACGACCATCGTGACTCAACAAACACAACTTTTAAGAAAGATATTAGAGTAGTTGGTCTTTCAAAGACTACAGTTGCTCAGCCTGCTAATAGTTGGCAGCCTTATCAGGCTTACCTGTTGGATGGAAGATATCCTTTCGTAAGAACTATTTATGCTATTGTGGCAGACCCACATAAAGCTTTGCCTTGGGCATTCGCAAACTTTGTAACCAATCCAATTGGTCAGAAGATTATCTTTAAGGCTGGTCTCTTACCTTATCGCGGAGAAATCAATATTCGTGAGGTTGAGGTGAAGACTGAATAG
- a CDS encoding ExbD/TolR family protein, producing MEMMDTGKGGGKQKKMTVRVDFTPMVDMLMLLITFFMLCTSLSKPSTMELTMPSNDKTQKENQKNEAKESHSITIYIADGDKIFYGNGKPEYDNANWLKPADWSNTQSGIRYVLQHKQVGDPSTGEAITIPYQDMDIAVKELNRKKQENPKAYPDSIYQSELTAIKTGTINGKKVSTMTVIIKPTDQASYRHLVDILDEMQISYIGTYVIDKLTDQDKALLAKKGIKA from the coding sequence ATGGAAATGATGGATACAGGAAAAGGAGGCGGCAAGCAGAAGAAGATGACCGTCCGCGTAGACTTTACGCCGATGGTAGATATGCTTATGTTGCTGATTACTTTCTTCATGCTTTGTACTTCACTTAGCAAGCCTTCAACTATGGAGTTGACGATGCCAAGTAATGATAAAACTCAGAAAGAAAACCAGAAGAATGAAGCCAAAGAGTCACACTCTATAACGATTTACATTGCTGATGGAGATAAAATCTTCTATGGTAATGGTAAGCCAGAGTATGATAACGCTAATTGGCTGAAGCCTGCCGACTGGAGTAACACCCAGAGTGGTATTCGCTACGTTCTTCAGCATAAGCAAGTAGGTGACCCTTCTACAGGCGAGGCTATCACTATCCCTTATCAGGATATGGACATCGCTGTGAAGGAACTGAATCGTAAGAAACAGGAAAATCCAAAGGCTTATCCAGATAGTATTTATCAGTCTGAGTTGACTGCGATCAAAACTGGTACAATCAATGGCAAAAAGGTTTCAACCATGACTGTCATTATTAAACCAACTGATCAAGCATCTTATCGTCATTTGGTAGATATCCTCGATGAAATGCAGATTTCATATATTGGAACTTACGTCATTGACAAGCTGACAGACCAAGACAAGGCACTCTTAGCCAAGAAAGGTATCAAGGCTTAA
- a CDS encoding energy transducer TonB — MAKIDLCDPKWVDMVFADKNKEYGAYKLRKTVSQRNIKALAILLCAAFLGGGYLAYQIKKHNDELAAQAAYAAKMELAALEQAKKDQAERKKQQKKEEPKKIEPEKVVPETRATVKFTAPVIKDDKDVKEEMPPMVKMNKETKAVGVENKEGTEDRTETAARSTVATPEQIVPKIEKPVVEAPKPEPKEDVEKKVFTVAEVMPSFPNVNAWLASHIQYPAVAAENGVQGRVIVKFVVGRDGSVSQAQIVRGVDQALDREALRVVNSMPKWSPGMNNGQPANVWFTLPITFKLQ; from the coding sequence ATGGCAAAAATAGATTTATGCGATCCTAAATGGGTCGACATGGTGTTCGCCGACAAGAACAAGGAGTACGGTGCATACAAGCTTCGTAAAACTGTTTCTCAGCGTAACATCAAGGCGTTAGCTATTCTGCTTTGTGCTGCATTCCTCGGTGGTGGTTACTTAGCATATCAGATTAAGAAGCACAACGATGAATTAGCTGCCCAAGCGGCTTATGCAGCTAAGATGGAATTGGCAGCTCTTGAACAGGCTAAGAAAGATCAGGCTGAACGTAAGAAGCAGCAGAAGAAGGAAGAGCCTAAGAAGATTGAACCAGAGAAGGTTGTTCCCGAAACTCGTGCAACTGTTAAATTTACTGCCCCTGTCATCAAGGATGATAAGGACGTAAAGGAAGAGATGCCTCCAATGGTCAAGATGAACAAGGAGACCAAGGCTGTCGGTGTTGAGAACAAGGAGGGTACGGAAGACCGTACTGAAACTGCAGCTCGTAGCACCGTAGCTACTCCAGAACAGATTGTACCAAAGATTGAGAAGCCTGTTGTAGAAGCACCAAAGCCAGAGCCAAAAGAGGACGTTGAGAAAAAGGTCTTCACAGTGGCAGAGGTTATGCCTTCATTCCCTAATGTAAATGCTTGGTTGGCTTCACATATCCAATACCCAGCAGTTGCAGCAGAGAATGGTGTGCAGGGACGTGTTATCGTTAAGTTCGTTGTAGGACGTGATGGTAGCGTTAGTCAGGCACAGATTGTTCGTGGTGTTGACCAGGCACTCGACCGTGAGGCACTTCGTGTTGTTAACAGCATGCCAAAGTGGTCTCCAGGTATGAACAATGGTCAGCCAGCAAACGTTTGGTTCACTCTCCCTATTACTTTCAAACTGCAGTAA